One Nostoc sp. CENA543 genomic window, CTTTAGGGTTTGCTGGTTACTTACTCAATCTTTTGGGTGTGAGTTCGGGTTGGACAATTCCTATAGCTGTATTGGCTGTGTTAATTATGACTGTGGTGGTTTTGAGTGGGATTAAACGCTCTAATCTTGTCAATATCCTCATAGTCACGGCAACTTTGCTATCTTTGTTTGTCTTTATTGTGATTTGCTTACCTCGTGCTGCAACTCAAGGCGTTAATAACTTAACACCATTTTTCAGTAGTTCTTGGGGAGATATCCTGCACGCTAGTGCTTTGATGTTTGTAGCGTATACAGGTTACGGACGTATCGCAACTATGGGGGAAGAAGCCCGTTCTCCGAGGGAAACCATTCCCAAGGCGATGATTGTTTGTTTGCTGCTGACGATGTTGTTATATATAACAGTGGCGACGGTGGGAATTGGGGCTGTAGGTGTAGAAACTTTAGCTAATGCAGTAGGACAAAGTAAAGCTGCACCGTTGGAAGTGGTAGCTAGGAGTGTCGGCGGTACGGGTGCAGCGATAGTGTTAGCTGTTGGTGCGATCGCTGCTATGTTGGGTGTATTGTTAAATTTAATTTTGGGTTTATCTCGCGTCCTCTTGGCAATGGGTAGGCGTGGGGATGCTCCCAGATTTTTAGCACGCCTCAACCAACGACAAACCGCACCCCATATAGCTGTCATAGTTGTAGGGATAGCGATCGCACTTTTAGTATTATTAGGCAATGTCAAAACCACATGGTCGTTTAGTGCCTTTAGTGTTTTGATTTACTACGCCATCACCAACTTTGCCGCTTTACAACTCTCCACTGCCGAACGTTTGTATCCAATGTGGATAGGTTGGGTAGGTTTATTATCTTGTTTATTCCTAGCTTTTTGGGTAGAGTCTAGCATCTGGAAAGTCGGTCTAGGATTGATTTTAGCAGGGTTAGTTTGGCATCAAATTAGGCGATCGCTGCATAAGTAAAATTAAATTTGTCATTGTTGTCAAAAAATCCTGTTCCTACGCTATTATATTTGAGGGGCGTAATGGTAACTTCTTCCCCATTCCCCATGCCCCATTCCCCATACCCGAAAAACTCCATCCTCCCCTGGATGGAGTTTTTTAATGCAGTGAAATTTCTCCAGGCGGGTCAAAAGAGGAATTGGAGCAGGGGGCAGGGAGCAAGGGGTTAGACTGGAAAGGATCTTTTACTCTGCCCTAGTAATAACGCCTGCCCCCTTCCCCTCTGCCTCTTCAGTGAGTGCTAATTTTTGAAGCAAAATAGAAATACAGCCTGTGATTTCGCCAACTTAAATCAACTTAACGTCTGTGCGTAACTTGCAAGAAACTCACCTTAACCGCGCGCGTGCTAGTCTCAGACAAGCACTGTCTTGGTATGGATATCTTCGGAAACCAGGAAATTCCTCATTTCACCCAGAATTAGCAGCTTTAGTTAAACCAGAATTAGAAACTTTAACCTCTACACTCAACAAACTAGATTCTCATGTCATTAGAATAGCCGTTTTTGGTTTAGTGAGTCGTGGTAAATCGGCGGTATTAAATGCTTTGTTGGGCAGCAAAATTTTACAAACTGGCCCCCTTAATGGTGTCACACAATGGCCGCGTTCAGTGCGTTGGCAACCAGGGGACAAAGTCATAGTTGAATTAATTGATACCCCAGGACTAGATGAAATTCAGGGGGAGTCACGCGCCCAAATGGCTAAAGATGTGGTGCGT contains:
- a CDS encoding APC family permease, whose amino-acid sequence is MSVTNSPPQLQRELGVFGATLMGLGSIVGTGVFVSIGIAAGIAGPSVILAVAIGAIVATCNGLNSAQLAANHPVSGGSYEYGYKYLTPAFGFTAGWMFLVAKTASAATAALGFAGYLLNLLGVSSGWTIPIAVLAVLIMTVVVLSGIKRSNLVNILIVTATLLSLFVFIVICLPRAATQGVNNLTPFFSSSWGDILHASALMFVAYTGYGRIATMGEEARSPRETIPKAMIVCLLLTMLLYITVATVGIGAVGVETLANAVGQSKAAPLEVVARSVGGTGAAIVLAVGAIAAMLGVLLNLILGLSRVLLAMGRRGDAPRFLARLNQRQTAPHIAVIVVGIAIALLVLLGNVKTTWSFSAFSVLIYYAITNFAALQLSTAERLYPMWIGWVGLLSCLFLAFWVESSIWKVGLGLILAGLVWHQIRRSLHK